A region of Brevundimonas sp. NIBR10 DNA encodes the following proteins:
- a CDS encoding sugar porter family MFS transporter, with translation MAGPTGGLSEPTSAGMDRVNLGFIIAIVAVATIGGLLFGYDSGAVNGTQAGLQAAFNLDATGLGFTVGSLLIGCAVGAFFAGRLADLVGRRTVMIMAAVLFLIGALIQGFTDVHALFVAARFAGGMAVGAASVLSPLYISEVAPANIRGRMSTVQQVMIITGLTAAFLVNYFLAQSAGSSLGEIAGASAWRWMYLAQAVPAAVFLGALFLIPESPRYLVMRGKDEAARTVLNKLFDADAADRKLGEIKASFDKGHKPSFADVMSKKTLFRPIVWAGIMLATFQQFVGINIIFYYGETLWRLAGVSEEVALERNILSGAVSIAAVLVALAVIDKVGRKPLLLIGSTGMAVTLAAMTWAFSGASADAAGNLALSDTAGLTALVAANLYVIFFNFSWGPVMWVMLGEMFPNQMRGSALAVAGLAQWGANYLVVQSFPALADGIGLAGTYALYTASAVISIFLVRSFIQETKGKELEDMQG, from the coding sequence ATGGCTGGACCAACAGGGGGGCTTTCGGAGCCGACCAGCGCGGGAATGGACCGCGTCAACCTAGGCTTCATCATCGCCATCGTGGCGGTCGCGACGATCGGCGGACTGCTGTTCGGCTATGACAGCGGTGCCGTGAACGGCACGCAAGCGGGGCTACAGGCCGCGTTCAATCTGGATGCCACGGGCCTCGGCTTTACCGTCGGCTCGCTGCTGATCGGTTGTGCCGTCGGGGCTTTCTTTGCCGGGCGACTGGCCGATCTGGTCGGGCGGCGAACCGTCATGATCATGGCGGCGGTGCTGTTCCTCATCGGCGCGCTGATCCAGGGCTTCACCGACGTTCATGCGCTCTTCGTCGCAGCGCGCTTCGCGGGCGGCATGGCCGTGGGCGCCGCCAGCGTGCTGTCGCCGCTGTATATCTCTGAGGTCGCTCCGGCGAACATCCGGGGCCGGATGAGCACGGTCCAGCAGGTGATGATCATCACGGGCCTGACCGCCGCCTTCCTGGTCAACTATTTCCTCGCCCAGTCCGCCGGGAGCAGCCTGGGCGAAATCGCCGGTGCCTCGGCCTGGCGTTGGATGTACCTGGCCCAGGCCGTACCCGCCGCCGTCTTCCTCGGCGCCCTGTTCCTGATCCCGGAGAGCCCTCGTTATCTGGTGATGCGCGGCAAGGACGAAGCGGCGCGCACGGTGCTGAACAAGCTGTTCGACGCCGACGCCGCCGACCGCAAGCTGGGTGAAATCAAGGCCAGCTTCGACAAGGGCCACAAGCCCAGCTTTGCCGATGTCATGTCCAAGAAGACGCTGTTCCGCCCTATCGTCTGGGCCGGCATCATGCTCGCAACCTTCCAGCAGTTCGTCGGCATCAACATCATCTTCTACTACGGCGAGACGCTTTGGCGCCTGGCCGGCGTGTCTGAAGAAGTCGCCCTGGAACGCAATATCCTGTCCGGTGCCGTGTCCATTGCGGCCGTGCTGGTCGCCCTGGCCGTGATCGACAAGGTCGGACGCAAGCCCCTGCTGCTGATCGGTTCGACCGGTATGGCGGTGACGCTCGCCGCGATGACCTGGGCGTTCAGCGGTGCCAGCGCAGACGCTGCCGGAAATCTCGCTCTGAGTGATACGGCAGGCCTGACCGCCCTGGTCGCGGCCAACCTGTATGTGATCTTCTTCAACTTCAGCTGGGGCCCGGTCATGTGGGTCATGCTGGGGGAAATGTTCCCGAACCAGATGCGTGGCTCGGCCCTGGCCGTGGCAGGCCTGGCCCAGTGGGGCGCCAACTATCTGGTGGTCCAGAGCTTCCCTGCGCTGGCCGACGGCATCGGCCTGGCCGGGACCTATGCCCTCTACACGGCATCAGCCGTGATCAGCATCTTCCTTGTCCGCTCCTTCATCCAGGAGACGAAAGGCAAGGAACTCGAAGACATGCAGGGCTGA
- a CDS encoding SDR family oxidoreductase produces the protein MSRAIYPSLKDRLVVVTGGGSGIGAGLTEAFARQGARVVFLDVAETDSLALASELATLTPAPRFMLCDLKNLSALKSTLAEIIDEYGPVDILLNNAANDDRHSLTEVTPEYWDDRIAVNLRHLYFAAQAVAPGMRERGSGVILNLGSISWHLGLPDLSLYETAKAGIEGMTRALARELGVDGIRVSCIVPGNVKTPRQMKWYTPEGEAEIVAAQCLKGRLEPQDVAALALFLASDDARLITGHEYFVDAGWR, from the coding sequence ATGAGCCGTGCCATCTATCCGTCGCTGAAGGACCGTCTGGTCGTGGTCACCGGCGGCGGCTCCGGCATCGGGGCCGGGTTGACCGAAGCGTTTGCGCGGCAGGGGGCCCGGGTCGTGTTCCTCGACGTGGCTGAAACGGATTCTCTGGCGCTGGCCAGCGAACTGGCCACGCTGACTCCAGCACCGCGCTTCATGCTCTGTGATCTGAAGAACCTGTCGGCGCTGAAGTCCACCCTCGCCGAGATCATCGACGAGTACGGTCCGGTCGATATCCTGCTGAACAATGCGGCGAACGACGATCGTCACAGCCTGACCGAGGTGACGCCCGAATACTGGGACGACCGGATCGCGGTGAACCTTCGCCACCTGTACTTCGCAGCCCAGGCCGTGGCCCCGGGGATGCGCGAGCGGGGTAGTGGTGTGATCCTGAACCTGGGGTCGATCAGCTGGCACCTGGGGTTGCCGGACCTGTCGCTCTACGAGACCGCCAAGGCCGGGATCGAGGGGATGACGCGGGCCCTGGCGCGCGAGCTGGGCGTCGATGGCATTCGCGTCTCCTGCATCGTGCCGGGTAACGTCAAGACGCCGCGTCAGATGAAATGGTATACGCCCGAAGGCGAAGCCGAGATTGTCGCAGCACAATGCCTGAAGGGTCGGCTGGAGCCGCAGGACGTTGCTGCACTCGCGCTGTTCCTGGCATCCGACGATGCACGTTTGATTACAGGGCATGAGTATTTCGTAGACGCCGGCTGGCGCTGA